One genomic region from Thermoleptolyngbya sichuanensis A183 encodes:
- a CDS encoding DegT/DnrJ/EryC1/StrS family aminotransferase, whose amino-acid sequence MTISVLIPPVQAISSPIPLTDLALLHRSLQPQLEAVIQTAMLQGDFVLGGALLDFEIAFARACGSEHGVGVGSGTDAITLGLRACGIGQGDEVLLPANTFVATLIGVLQSGATPVLVDCEPDTALIDLVAAEKAITPRTRAIIPVHLYGQMVSPRQLLDLSSTYDLMIFEDAAQAHLAEREGYRAGSVGMAAAFSFYPSKNLGALGDGGMVVTREAQIAERLRSLRNYGAPCKHYHTEFGVNSRLDTLQAAVLGVKLPHLPHWNRDRLRIAQRYDELLAPLQFAGIQPITNVSGGGHAYHLYVVCVTNACPLERVALQAALESRRVSTGIHYPVPCHLQPAFRYLGYKLGDFPNAERLSHQVLSLPIYPGMTDAQIQRVVGAIEAAVSAPFSVSC is encoded by the coding sequence ATGACTATTTCCGTGCTAATTCCCCCGGTACAAGCCATCTCATCCCCCATCCCGCTAACAGACCTGGCGCTGCTGCATCGGTCGCTCCAGCCTCAGCTTGAAGCAGTGATTCAGACGGCAATGCTCCAAGGAGACTTTGTGTTGGGTGGGGCGCTGCTCGACTTTGAAATCGCCTTTGCCCGCGCCTGTGGCAGTGAGCATGGCGTTGGGGTCGGCTCTGGGACGGATGCGATCACCCTGGGGCTGCGGGCCTGCGGCATCGGGCAGGGCGATGAGGTGTTGCTGCCTGCAAATACCTTTGTGGCGACGCTGATCGGCGTGCTGCAATCGGGCGCAACCCCGGTGCTGGTGGACTGCGAACCTGATACCGCACTGATAGATCTGGTGGCCGCCGAAAAGGCGATTACGCCCCGCACACGGGCCATCATCCCGGTTCACCTCTACGGGCAAATGGTGTCGCCTCGTCAGTTGCTCGATTTGTCTAGCACCTACGACCTGATGATTTTTGAAGACGCAGCCCAGGCGCATCTGGCGGAGCGCGAAGGCTATCGTGCGGGTTCCGTTGGCATGGCGGCTGCCTTTAGCTTTTATCCCAGCAAGAACCTGGGGGCGCTGGGCGATGGCGGCATGGTGGTAACGCGGGAAGCGCAGATTGCCGAACGGCTGCGATCGCTCCGCAACTATGGCGCACCCTGCAAGCACTACCACACCGAGTTTGGCGTAAACAGCCGCCTAGACACGCTGCAAGCCGCTGTGCTGGGCGTGAAGCTGCCCCACCTGCCCCACTGGAACCGCGATCGCCTGCGGATTGCCCAGCGCTACGACGAACTGTTGGCCCCCCTCCAGTTTGCGGGAATCCAGCCCATCACCAATGTCAGCGGCGGCGGCCACGCCTATCATCTCTACGTGGTGTGTGTAACCAATGCCTGCCCTCTAGAGCGAGTTGCTTTACAAGCTGCGCTAGAGTCTCGCCGCGTCAGCACAGGCATCCACTATCCCGTACCCTGCCATTTACAGCCCGCCTTCCGCTATCTGGGCTATAAACTGGGAGATTTTCCCAATGCCGAGCGGCTGAGCCATCAGGTGCTATCGCTGCCGATTTACCCCGGCATGACAGACGCTCAGATTCAGCGCGTCGTCGGGGCGATCGAGGCGGCGGTGAGTGCGCCGTTTTCGGTGTCGTGCTGA
- a CDS encoding ABC transporter ATP-binding protein, translated as MPVLSAQRLRKVYRDKKIEVPAVRDVSLVLSAGEVLAFLGPNGAGKTTTIKMIAGLILPDAGQVQIVGRDPHRDSRALRSLGAVLEGNRNLYWRLTCEENLEYFGVLRGLSRRVAHQRGKALLERFGLTEKRKTVVQALSRGMQQKLAIAVSLIHDPQLLLLDEPTLGLDVEATQAVKALVREIAAEGRAILLTTHQLDIAEELSDRVAIIRQGEIVAEEATPELIRQFSGSAYHIELESPLTGDRLQKIDALGVLVQGCTLTVPDSSLLYPVLDILNPLPLLSITRDEASLTDIFLKLTRLKA; from the coding sequence ATGCCAGTTTTGAGCGCCCAACGTCTGAGAAAAGTCTATCGAGACAAGAAGATAGAAGTGCCCGCCGTGCGAGACGTATCGCTGGTGCTGAGTGCGGGCGAGGTGCTGGCGTTTCTGGGCCCCAACGGGGCAGGCAAAACCACCACCATCAAGATGATTGCGGGGCTGATTTTGCCCGATGCGGGCCAGGTGCAAATCGTTGGGCGCGATCCGCACCGAGACAGTCGGGCGCTGCGATCGCTCGGCGCAGTGCTGGAAGGAAACCGCAACCTCTACTGGCGCTTGACCTGTGAGGAAAACCTGGAATACTTTGGCGTGCTGCGGGGGTTATCGCGACGGGTGGCGCATCAGCGAGGAAAGGCGCTGCTGGAGCGGTTTGGGCTGACGGAAAAGCGCAAAACCGTGGTGCAAGCTTTGTCGCGGGGGATGCAGCAAAAGCTGGCGATCGCCGTTTCGCTGATCCACGACCCGCAACTGCTGCTGCTGGACGAGCCGACCTTAGGGCTGGATGTTGAGGCGACGCAGGCGGTGAAGGCACTGGTGCGAGAGATCGCTGCCGAAGGCCGCGCCATCCTGCTGACCACGCACCAGCTTGACATTGCCGAAGAATTGTCCGATCGCGTTGCCATTATCCGTCAGGGTGAAATTGTGGCGGAGGAAGCCACCCCTGAGCTAATCCGTCAGTTTTCTGGCTCTGCCTACCATATTGAATTGGAGAGTCCGCTCACGGGCGATCGCCTGCAAAAGATAGACGCGCTGGGGGTTTTAGTGCAGGGTTGCACCCTCACCGTCCCCGATTCGTCCCTGCTGTATCCAGTTCTGGACATCCTCAACCCCCTGCCCCTGCTGAGCATCACCCGAGACGAAGCCAGCCTCACCGATATTTTTCTCAAGCTCACCCGCCTCAAAGCTTGA
- a CDS encoding photosystem II reaction center protein K, with protein MEAALLLAKLPEAYAIFDPLVDVLPIIPVFFFLLAFVWQAAVGFR; from the coding sequence ATGGAAGCGGCTCTGTTACTCGCAAAACTGCCCGAAGCCTACGCAATTTTCGACCCCCTGGTAGATGTGCTGCCGATTATTCCCGTGTTCTTCTTTTTGCTGGCGTTTGTGTGGCAAGCCGCCGTGGGCTTCCGCTAA
- a CDS encoding DNA-directed RNA polymerase subunit omega codes for MKRSHFDSSHLMRRAEDLINAASNRYRITVQVANRAQRRRFEEFDSLDDPKMKPVIRAIIEMSDELTQPEIIGE; via the coding sequence ATGAAACGGTCTCATTTTGATTCCAGCCATTTAATGCGTCGGGCTGAGGATCTCATCAACGCGGCTTCCAATCGCTATCGCATCACAGTTCAGGTGGCCAACCGCGCTCAGCGCCGCCGCTTCGAGGAGTTTGACAGCCTGGATGATCCCAAGATGAAGCCCGTGATTCGCGCCATTATTGAAATGTCGGACGAGCTAACTCAACCAGAAATTATTGGTGAATAG
- the hemF gene encoding oxygen-dependent coproporphyrinogen oxidase, with translation MATSPSPEATSPSPSSVSTNAAVNVMPPADSRERVSTALKALQDSICQGLEALDGEGKFQEDGWVREEGGGGRSRVLKGGRVFEQGGVNFSEVWGKDLPPSILVQRPEAAGHGFYATGTSMVLHPRNPYIPTVHLNYRYFEAGPVWWFGGGIDLTPYYPTREDAAHFHKTIKAACDRHNPHYYPAFKRWCDEYFYLKHRGETRGVGGIFFDYQDTQGILYPISYPGSHSDTPAADYSKQVGPVQGRTWEDLFAFVQDCGNAFLPAYVPIAERHQHDEYGDRERNFQLYRRGRYVEFNLVYDRGTIFGLQTNGRTESILMSLPPLVRWEYNYKPEPGTPEAELYEVFLKPQDWAEWNG, from the coding sequence ATGGCAACGTCTCCCTCTCCCGAAGCGACTTCTCCGTCTCCCAGTTCCGTCTCTACGAACGCTGCGGTTAATGTAATGCCCCCTGCGGATTCGCGGGAGCGTGTCAGCACAGCGCTGAAGGCGCTGCAAGACAGCATCTGTCAGGGACTAGAGGCACTAGACGGCGAGGGCAAGTTTCAGGAAGATGGCTGGGTGCGCGAAGAGGGCGGCGGCGGGCGATCGCGCGTGCTGAAGGGCGGTCGTGTGTTTGAGCAGGGCGGTGTGAATTTCTCAGAAGTGTGGGGCAAGGATCTGCCCCCATCGATTTTGGTGCAGCGCCCAGAAGCGGCGGGGCACGGCTTCTATGCCACGGGCACGTCGATGGTGCTGCATCCCCGCAACCCCTACATTCCTACGGTTCACCTCAACTACCGCTACTTTGAGGCGGGCCCAGTGTGGTGGTTTGGCGGCGGCATTGACCTCACGCCCTACTATCCCACCCGCGAAGATGCCGCCCATTTCCACAAAACCATCAAAGCGGCGTGCGATCGCCATAACCCGCACTATTACCCCGCCTTTAAGCGCTGGTGCGACGAGTACTTCTACCTCAAGCATCGCGGTGAAACGCGCGGTGTGGGCGGCATTTTCTTCGACTATCAAGACACGCAGGGCATCCTCTATCCCATTTCCTATCCCGGCTCCCACAGCGACACCCCCGCAGCCGACTACAGCAAGCAGGTCGGCCCCGTGCAGGGACGCACCTGGGAAGACCTATTTGCCTTTGTGCAGGACTGTGGCAACGCCTTTTTGCCCGCCTATGTGCCCATCGCCGAACGGCATCAGCATGACGAGTATGGCGATCGCGAACGGAATTTCCAGCTTTATCGGCGCGGGCGCTACGTCGAATTCAACCTGGTCTACGACCGGGGCACGATTTTTGGACTACAAACCAACGGCCGCACCGAATCAATCCTCATGTCGCTGCCGCCGCTAGTGCGCTGGGAATATAACTACAAGCCGGAACCGGGCACACCCGAAGCAGAGCTATACGAGGTGTTTCTGAAGCCGCAGGACTGGGCTGAGTGGAACGGTTAG
- a CDS encoding bluetail domain-containing putative surface protein: MFNAGVKTGRSLEAAVQAAYLDKNLARRGNQRPLANQAVFFEWRNRTYLSVNDNQAGFSAGRDLLINVTAIALSAGDAQAGVLSVGNYFA; encoded by the coding sequence TTGTTTAATGCCGGGGTGAAAACTGGGCGATCGCTCGAAGCAGCAGTCCAAGCCGCATACCTCGACAAAAACCTGGCCCGACGAGGCAATCAGCGACCCCTGGCAAACCAAGCGGTCTTCTTTGAATGGCGAAACCGTACTTATCTTTCGGTGAACGATAATCAAGCGGGCTTTTCTGCTGGTCGTGATTTGCTGATCAACGTTACAGCGATCGCCTTGAGTGCGGGCGATGCCCAGGCAGGAGTATTGTCAGTCGGCAATTACTTTGCCTAG
- a CDS encoding glycosyltransferase, with amino-acid sequence MKVALVHDYLTQRGGAERVFELLCRYFPDADIYTSLYDPERTIELGDREVRTTLLQAMPNASKYFRLLAPFYYPAFRALDLRDYDLIVSSSTSFAKAVRKGAHAKHICFCHNVPRFLWDTQNYLREYRDFQTFYPAIDVVFKILRKADLAYAQEPDLYIANSNTVARRIEALYNRPAVTVNYPIDASLFQFSDKKDDFYLASARLLGYKRVDVIVEAFSRLGWPLLVSGEGPDRKRLESMSARNIQFLGYVSDEERASLLARAKLVVVAALEDYGLVPVEANASGTPVVSYGAGGVLDTQIPGLTGLFFQEQTAASLETTLLEAVRMQWDYSRIRDHALSRFTKKVFFDKIGEIIDGVCDRRAVAFSSVSLAR; translated from the coding sequence ATGAAAGTTGCGCTGGTACACGACTATCTAACTCAGCGGGGCGGGGCAGAGCGGGTTTTTGAACTGCTATGCCGATATTTTCCAGACGCAGATATTTACACGTCTTTGTATGACCCGGAGCGCACGATCGAACTGGGCGATCGCGAAGTGCGAACCACCCTTTTGCAGGCGATGCCCAATGCCTCGAAGTATTTCAGGCTGCTGGCTCCGTTTTATTACCCAGCATTTCGAGCGCTCGATTTGCGAGATTACGATCTGATCGTGAGCAGCAGCACCAGTTTTGCAAAAGCCGTGCGAAAAGGGGCCCACGCAAAGCACATTTGCTTTTGTCATAACGTTCCTCGATTCCTTTGGGATACGCAAAACTATCTGCGCGAATATCGAGATTTTCAGACGTTTTATCCTGCTATCGATGTGGTGTTTAAGATCCTGAGAAAGGCAGACTTGGCCTATGCTCAGGAACCAGATTTGTACATTGCCAATTCCAACACAGTGGCTCGACGAATTGAGGCGCTTTACAACCGTCCGGCGGTGACGGTGAATTATCCAATTGATGCCAGCCTGTTTCAGTTTTCGGACAAAAAGGATGACTTTTATCTGGCTTCGGCGCGGCTGCTGGGCTACAAGCGGGTGGATGTCATCGTGGAAGCGTTTAGCAGGCTGGGCTGGCCGCTGCTGGTGTCGGGGGAGGGGCCGGATCGCAAGCGCCTGGAAAGCATGAGCGCCAGAAATATCCAGTTCTTGGGCTACGTCAGCGATGAGGAGCGGGCTAGCCTGCTGGCGCGGGCGAAGCTGGTGGTGGTGGCGGCGCTGGAAGACTATGGTCTGGTGCCTGTGGAGGCGAATGCCAGCGGTACGCCCGTGGTGTCCTATGGCGCGGGTGGCGTGCTGGATACGCAGATTCCAGGGCTGACGGGGTTATTCTTTCAAGAGCAGACGGCTGCTTCGCTGGAGACGACGCTGCTAGAGGCGGTGCGGATGCAGTGGGATTATTCCAGGATTCGGGATCACGCGCTGAGTCGATTTACCAAGAAGGTCTTTTTTGACAAGATTGGGGAAATTATCGACGGGGTGTGCGATCGCCGAGCGGTTGCGTTTAGCTCGGTGAGTCTGGCTCGATGA
- a CDS encoding GumC family protein: protein MFEAKLNGAADSELGYGQLFATLMRRRLLLLGVLLSTMAVSTLLSARKDATYRSSMQLLVESNYEQKANLRGAVPETLFTAPAAVEIDYATQIRLMQSPILLGRAVEALRSEYPDLGLEDLKRGLAVSRVLETEDKIETKILQVDYTSGDPLKSQRVLEVMKNVYLAYNLEQQKLRLSNGLSFIDEQLPTVREEVANAERSLEDFREGQGIIDPEQQATEFAKALNAIAEQRRAIQAEFQDSQMRFRDLQQQLARTPQGAIVASRLSQSQRFRNLLTSLQETELALAEQLVTYTDRSPTVRSLTQQLDRERALLQQEARRILGDRAELSEDKLYTEAQMGEVEMGLAGQLVATQTNLVGLQARDQSLAQAEAQLRNELNQFPQLIAEYNRLQPDITTKRETLQQLLKARQELAIEIGRGGYNWQVVEAPEQGIKTGPRVLTDLLLGTVLGLFLGAMAVFLRESMDDVIHSPEKLTETVALPPLGMVPRLPRSIVGQRWPLGGQLPLSGRSPAALPMLQAAQWPLFRESMDLVYKSLRRSSPVSALRSLAITSALANEGKTLVSIGLALSAARLHQRVLLIDANLRSPSLHHQLNLPNRQGLSTLLSGEDRQPLLHSIGANTDVLTAGPLSSDPVRLLSSDELRDWIRAFEKDYDLVILDSCAVLGVVDAIQTASLCEGVAVVARLDSVSQSSLIQAATALNGLNVIGMIANDVKGAQVAYGRPSGLGALFAESVSNRETAESAGRDAA from the coding sequence ATGTTTGAGGCGAAACTGAATGGAGCAGCCGACTCGGAACTCGGCTATGGGCAGCTTTTTGCCACGCTGATGCGGCGGCGGCTGTTGCTGCTGGGGGTGCTGCTGAGTACGATGGCGGTTTCAACCTTGCTGTCAGCCCGCAAGGACGCGACCTATCGCAGTTCGATGCAGCTTTTGGTGGAGTCGAACTACGAGCAGAAGGCGAATCTGCGGGGGGCTGTGCCAGAGACCCTGTTCACGGCTCCAGCCGCAGTCGAAATTGACTACGCCACGCAAATTCGCCTGATGCAAAGTCCCATCCTGCTGGGGCGGGCGGTGGAGGCGTTGCGCTCTGAGTATCCTGACTTGGGGCTGGAGGACTTGAAGCGGGGTCTGGCGGTGAGCCGCGTGCTGGAAACCGAGGACAAGATTGAGACGAAAATTCTCCAGGTGGACTATACCAGCGGCGATCCGCTGAAGTCGCAGCGGGTGCTGGAGGTGATGAAAAATGTCTACCTGGCCTATAACTTGGAGCAGCAGAAGCTCCGCCTAAGCAACGGTCTGTCGTTTATTGACGAGCAACTGCCTACAGTGCGGGAGGAGGTGGCGAATGCAGAGCGATCGCTCGAAGATTTCCGCGAAGGGCAGGGCATTATCGACCCAGAGCAGCAGGCTACGGAGTTTGCGAAGGCGCTGAATGCGATCGCCGAACAGCGCCGCGCCATCCAGGCCGAATTCCAGGATAGTCAGATGCGGTTTCGTGACCTCCAGCAGCAGCTTGCCCGCACGCCCCAGGGGGCGATCGTCGCGTCGCGCCTGAGCCAGTCGCAGCGATTTCGCAACTTGCTGACCTCGCTGCAAGAAACTGAACTGGCGCTGGCGGAGCAGTTGGTGACCTATACCGATCGCTCGCCTACAGTCCGCAGCCTAACGCAGCAGCTTGACCGAGAGCGGGCGCTGCTCCAGCAAGAGGCTAGACGCATCCTGGGCGATCGCGCTGAGCTTTCTGAAGACAAACTCTATACCGAAGCTCAGATGGGCGAGGTGGAAATGGGGCTGGCTGGGCAGTTGGTGGCCACGCAGACCAACCTGGTGGGCTTGCAGGCTCGCGATCAAAGTCTGGCCCAGGCCGAAGCCCAGCTTCGTAACGAGCTAAACCAGTTTCCGCAACTGATTGCCGAATACAACCGCCTCCAGCCCGACATCACTACCAAGCGCGAAACTCTCCAGCAGCTTTTGAAAGCGCGTCAAGAGTTGGCCATTGAAATTGGGCGCGGTGGCTATAACTGGCAGGTGGTGGAAGCGCCAGAACAGGGCATCAAAACGGGGCCACGAGTGCTGACCGATCTGCTGCTGGGAACGGTGCTGGGGCTGTTTTTGGGCGCAATGGCGGTGTTCTTGCGCGAGTCGATGGATGATGTCATCCACTCGCCCGAAAAGCTGACAGAAACGGTCGCTCTGCCGCCGCTGGGCATGGTGCCAAGGCTGCCGCGCAGCATTGTCGGTCAGCGCTGGCCGCTGGGGGGTCAGTTGCCGCTGTCTGGGCGATCGCCCGCTGCGTTGCCCATGCTGCAAGCCGCCCAGTGGCCGCTGTTTCGAGAGTCGATGGATCTGGTCTACAAGAGCCTGCGGCGCAGCAGTCCGGTGTCGGCCCTGCGATCGCTCGCTATTACGTCTGCTTTGGCGAATGAAGGCAAAACGCTGGTGTCGATTGGGCTGGCCCTGAGTGCGGCACGACTGCATCAGCGGGTGCTGCTGATTGATGCCAACCTGCGATCGCCCAGCTTGCACCACCAGCTCAACCTGCCCAACCGTCAGGGACTCTCCACCCTGCTCAGCGGAGAAGATCGGCAGCCCCTACTGCACAGCATCGGCGCAAATACTGATGTGCTGACGGCGGGGCCGCTGTCCAGCGATCCGGTGCGCCTGCTCAGTTCCGACGAACTGCGGGACTGGATTAGAGCGTTTGAAAAAGACTATGACCTAGTGATTCTGGATTCCTGCGCTGTGCTGGGCGTGGTGGATGCGATTCAAACCGCCTCGCTTTGCGAAGGCGTTGCCGTCGTCGCTCGTCTCGACAGCGTCTCCCAGTCTAGCCTGATTCAGGCAGCCACGGCGCTCAATGGCTTGAATGTGATTGGAATGATTGCCAACGATGTAAAGGGCGCTCAGGTGGCCTACGGTCGCCCGTCGGGACTGGGGGCCCTGTTTGCCGAGTCCGTTTCTAACCGCGAAACTGCCGAATCCGCAGGACGAGATGCCGCCTAG
- the hepA gene encoding heterocyst formation ABC transporter subunit HepA produces MFFKLLQLVRKPLRATRFWQENHLILREFKSFRWLAIAAVCFALLASITEGFGLGFLLAFLQSLTSPDAPPVQTGIEWFDVWVLGVNAPVTQRIYRVSGLIVAATCIRAVFNYLAQYYTLTSEVTLIDRLRKRVFEQLQSQRLSYFSQTRSGELVDVLTSEMERIRNAFGAMSFLMTRAFTLLVYAIAILLLSWQLSLISILLFGGLAFGFSKLNKRVRRRSTRTSQASGRLTSIAIEFINGIRTVQAFSAQDFERRRFYQASTGLVQEWKTVYRLSCLVRPLAEASATFVLVGMIILALTNRIMPVASLLTFLFILFRMVPYSQDLLGVFSHLSTMMGSVENIKRLLSDEGKQFFEDGTRSFPGLFHGIEFVAVDFGYDPDHLVLKDINLCIEKGKTTALVGASGSGKSTLADLISRFYDPTAGRVLLDGIDLREFEIDSVRHRLAIVSQDTFIFNASVRSNIAYGSEQATDSEVYEAARLANALEFILEMPEGFETTLGDRGIRLSGGQRQRIAIARALLRNPEILILDEATSALDSVSERLIQEALEKLSVGRTVLAIAHRLSTISGADKIVVLEQGRIVEQGGYRELIDRRDRFWKYYQIQQAS; encoded by the coding sequence ATGTTTTTCAAACTGCTTCAACTGGTTCGCAAGCCCCTAAGAGCAACTCGGTTTTGGCAAGAAAACCACTTGATCTTGAGGGAGTTCAAAAGCTTTCGCTGGCTGGCGATCGCCGCAGTTTGCTTTGCCCTTTTGGCATCTATTACAGAAGGGTTTGGGCTGGGGTTTTTGCTGGCGTTTCTGCAAAGTCTTACCTCACCGGATGCACCGCCTGTCCAGACTGGAATTGAATGGTTTGATGTTTGGGTATTAGGGGTTAACGCCCCAGTTACCCAGCGGATCTATCGCGTGTCTGGACTGATTGTGGCGGCGACCTGCATCCGGGCCGTGTTTAATTATCTGGCGCAATATTACACGCTGACGAGTGAAGTCACCCTCATCGATCGACTCCGCAAGCGCGTGTTTGAGCAGCTTCAATCGCAGCGTCTCAGCTATTTTTCTCAGACTCGATCGGGGGAACTGGTCGATGTGTTAACCAGCGAAATGGAGCGGATCAGAAATGCTTTTGGGGCAATGTCATTTCTGATGACCCGTGCCTTTACGCTGCTGGTGTACGCGATCGCCATTCTCTTACTATCCTGGCAGCTTTCACTCATTTCGATTCTCCTCTTTGGTGGACTGGCCTTCGGATTTTCTAAGCTGAACAAACGGGTACGGCGGCGAAGTACCAGAACCTCTCAAGCCAGCGGACGACTGACTTCCATCGCCATCGAATTCATCAACGGAATCCGCACTGTACAGGCCTTTTCTGCACAAGATTTTGAACGGCGGCGGTTTTATCAGGCCAGCACAGGACTGGTTCAAGAATGGAAAACGGTCTATCGCCTGTCCTGCCTGGTGCGTCCGCTGGCAGAGGCTTCGGCGACCTTTGTGCTGGTGGGCATGATTATCCTCGCGCTCACCAATCGCATCATGCCCGTTGCGTCCTTGCTGACGTTCTTATTTATTCTGTTTCGCATGGTTCCCTACAGCCAGGACTTGCTGGGTGTGTTTTCTCACCTCAGCACCATGATGGGGTCTGTAGAAAATATCAAGCGGCTCTTGAGCGATGAAGGCAAGCAATTTTTTGAAGACGGTACGCGCAGTTTTCCTGGATTGTTTCATGGGATTGAGTTTGTAGCTGTTGATTTCGGCTATGACCCCGATCATCTGGTGTTAAAAGATATTAATCTTTGCATCGAAAAAGGCAAAACCACGGCCCTGGTTGGGGCATCGGGTTCTGGCAAATCTACGCTGGCAGATTTGATTTCTCGCTTCTATGACCCAACCGCTGGGCGGGTGCTTTTAGATGGGATTGATTTACGAGAGTTCGAGATCGATTCCGTTCGCCATCGGTTGGCGATTGTGAGTCAGGATACGTTCATTTTTAATGCGTCTGTTCGCAGCAATATTGCCTACGGCTCTGAACAGGCCACCGATAGCGAAGTGTATGAAGCCGCACGGTTGGCAAACGCGCTGGAGTTTATTCTAGAAATGCCGGAGGGGTTTGAAACAACGCTGGGCGATCGCGGCATTCGGCTATCGGGTGGGCAGCGCCAGCGAATTGCGATCGCCCGTGCGTTGTTACGAAATCCAGAAATCCTGATTTTGGACGAGGCTACCAGCGCTCTGGATTCGGTGTCTGAAAGACTGATTCAGGAAGCGCTCGAAAAACTCTCGGTAGGGCGAACCGTGCTGGCGATCGCCCATCGACTCTCTACAATTTCAGGAGCCGACAAAATTGTGGTGCTAGAGCAGGGAAGAATTGTCGAGCAAGGCGGCTACCGAGAATTAATTGATCGGCGCGATCGCTTCTGGAAATACTACCAAATTCAGCAGGCATCCTAA
- a CDS encoding glycosyltransferase family 2 protein yields MNHQTALVSVIIPTYNRPTFLRAALQSAVRQTYQNIEIIVSDNCSPKDPKAIIESFDDSRIRFWRNEKNLGLFANAINAVKMARGKYLAFLHDDDLWSDRFLERLVPLLEQYPEATIAFCDQFIIDETGKISAFATRRMTRAYRRDRLQSGLYQPFVEVGLVHKSVPSVAGAVIRRVSIDWANIPSEVDRMHDLYITYLCCKDGQAAYYLADKLVYHREHPNTDTFLSGRRDGLAKISKAKVEIFCYQRFLQDSNLRPFRPHFKKILLHAQTTLGIGLLLANRPSEARVHLFQSLRGRLFNMRTLVALMLSLLCSLVLMERSHEDDSDHFLSLNRVESIRISQSIQDAFKNTAR; encoded by the coding sequence ATGAATCATCAAACTGCACTCGTGAGCGTTATTATTCCGACCTATAATCGTCCGACTTTTCTGCGGGCGGCGCTTCAAAGTGCAGTTCGGCAAACCTATCAAAATATTGAAATTATTGTTTCCGATAATTGCAGCCCCAAAGATCCGAAGGCGATCATTGAATCCTTTGATGATTCCCGAATTCGTTTTTGGCGAAATGAGAAGAACTTGGGACTTTTTGCCAACGCGATAAATGCTGTCAAAATGGCGCGGGGCAAGTATCTAGCCTTCTTGCATGATGATGACCTCTGGAGCGATCGCTTTTTAGAGAGGCTGGTTCCGCTATTGGAACAATACCCCGAAGCAACGATTGCTTTCTGCGATCAGTTCATCATCGACGAGACGGGAAAAATCAGCGCCTTTGCCACGCGCAGGATGACGCGAGCCTATCGGCGCGATCGCCTCCAGAGCGGACTCTACCAACCCTTTGTCGAGGTTGGTCTGGTTCACAAATCTGTCCCCAGCGTTGCGGGCGCTGTGATTCGGAGAGTGTCAATCGACTGGGCGAATATTCCATCGGAAGTGGATAGGATGCACGACCTCTACATTACCTATCTGTGCTGCAAAGATGGGCAGGCTGCATATTACCTTGCCGACAAGCTGGTTTACCATCGAGAACATCCAAACACGGATACCTTTTTGAGCGGCCGACGAGATGGGCTAGCCAAAATTTCTAAAGCTAAAGTAGAAATCTTTTGCTATCAGCGCTTTCTTCAAGACAGCAACCTGCGTCCATTTAGACCTCATTTCAAGAAGATTTTGCTGCACGCCCAAACAACCTTGGGCATTGGGCTGCTGTTGGCGAATCGTCCGTCTGAAGCCCGAGTTCATCTATTTCAGTCGCTCAGGGGTCGGCTGTTTAATATGAGAACCTTGGTTGCGCTGATGCTGAGCTTGCTGTGTTCGCTGGTGCTGATGGAGCGATCGCACGAAGACGATTCAGATCACTTTTTGAGTCTCAATCGAGTCGAGTCGATCCGCATCTCTCAGAGCATTCAAGACGCGTTTAAGAACACCGCTCGTTAG